CGCAGCGCGAGCTGGCCGCCGTCCACCCTGACCCTGCACTGGTGGTCGGTCGCCTGGCAGAACTCCGGTGCCCGCGCGGCCCTTTGGGTCTCCGTGAAGGCCGGTCTCGGTGCCACCGCCATCGCCCTGGTGCTCGGCACGCTGATCGCCTTCGCGGTCGCCCGGTACCGCTTCTTCGGCCGCGACGCCATCTCCTTCGTGGTCGTCCTTCCGATCGCGCTGCCCGGCATCGTCACGGGCATCGCCCTCAACTCGGCGTTCAGCACGGTACTTGAGCCGCTGGGAGTGGGCCTCGGCCTGTTCACGGTGATCGTCGGACACGCCACGTTCTGCATCGTCGTCGTCTTCAACAACGTCGTCGCCCGCCTGAGGCGCACCTCCGGGTCGTACGAGGAAGCCGCGATGGACCTGGGCGCCGACACCTTCCGCGCCTTCGTCGACGTGACCTTCCCGCTGGTGCGCTCGGCGCTCCTCGCGGGCGGACTGCTCGCGTTCGCGCTGTCCTTCGACGAGATCGTGGTGACCACGTTCACCGCCGGGCCCGGCATCGAGACCCTCCCGATCTGGATCTTCAACAACATGACCCGGCCCCAACAGGCCCCGGTCGTCAACGTGGTGGCCGCGGTGCTCGTCCTGCTCTCCGTGCTCCCGATCTACGTCGCCCAGCGGCTGTCCGCCGACACGGCCACCGCCAGCCGCGTCTGACGACTGGTCATCCCGCCTGCCGGGGTGACCAGTCGACCGGCTCAGCCCGCGAACTCCCGCATCCACGCCTCGACTTCGTCGGCCGAGCGAGGCAACCCCGCCGACAGGTTCTCGTGACCGTCCGCCGTCACCAGCAGATCGTCCTCGATCCGCACGCCGATGCCCCGCCACTCCTCCGGCACCGTCAGATCGTCGGGCTGGAAGTACAGGCCCGGCTCGACGGTGAGCACCATGCCGGGTTCGAGAACCCCGTCCACGTACTCCTCGTTGCGCGCCCGGGCACAGTCGTGGACGTCGAGCCCGAGCATGTGCCCGGTGCCGGCCATCGTGAACCGCCGCTGCAGCGCGAGCTCGTACGCCCGCTCGGCCGGCCCCTCGATGAAGCCCCACTCCACCAGCCGCTCGGCCAGGGATCGTTGGGCCGCCTCGTGGAAGTCCCGGTAGTGCGCACCCGGCTTCACCGCCGCCATGCCGGCCTCCTGGGCCTCGAACACCGCGTCGTAGACCTGGCGTTGGACCGGGGAGAACGTGCCGTTGATCGGGAGGGTGCGGGTGACGTCGGCGGTGTAGAGGCTGTGCGTCTCAACTCCGGCGTCCAGCAGGAGGAGTTCACCGGGGCGGACCGGGCCGTCGTTGTCGGTCCAGTGCATGATCGTGGCGTGCTCGCCGGCCGCGCAGATCGAGCCGTAGCCGACATGGTTGCCCTCGACGCGTGCCCGGCGGAAGAAGGTGCCCTCGATCCAGCGCTCCGAGGTGGCGACCGCCTGCGACAACTCCCGTACGACATCGGTGAATCCGCGCACCGTGGAGTCGACGGCCCGGCGCATCTCGCCGATCTCCCACGCGTCCTTGACCAGCCGCAGCCCGGAGACGGCCGACTCGAACTCGTCGTCGCGGTCCTCGTCGGTGTCGAGCGCCGCGTCCAGGGCCGGGTCGACGCCCCGGACGACGCGGGTGGGTGTCCCGGAGGCCTGCGCCAGGTCCTCGGCGATCGTGCGGATGTCACGGCAGGGCAGCCCGAGCACCTGCGCCGACTCGGCGAGCGAGCGGCGGCGGCCCATCCACAGCTCGGCGGTGTAGCCGGTCCAGAACTCGTCGGTGTCCCGGCTGTCGCGGGGGAGCTGGTAGCAGTGCGCGTCGTGGCCGCCGTCGGCGCGGGGCTCCAGGACGAGGGCGCCGTCGCGTGCCTGGTCGCCGGTGAGATGCACATAGCCGGAGTACGGGCGGAACGGGTGGTGGTCGTCGTTCGAGCGGATCAGGAGCTTCCCGGACGGCACGACGAGGCGCTCGCCCGGGAAGAGCGCGGACAGCGCGGCCCGGCGGCGCGCCGCGTGCGGTGCCTGTTCGGTCGGCTCCAGATCCGTGCGCTCGGTGTCGGCCCAACCGGTCCGCATCAGGGCGGACAACTCGTCGGAGATTCCTCGGTACAGACCGTTCTTTCGGCCCTTGACCACGTCGGGCACCTCTTCCGTGTGTGGTGGCATGCGGGTGGGGAGATCCGCGTGGGGACATACCCAGTTAGAGAGTCATGTGACATAGTACTGCCGTGAGCAAGCGACTGACCTGCGATGTCGTGGTCGTCGGAGCCGGAATGGTGGGCGCGGCCTGTGCCCTCTACGCGGCCCGGGCGGGCCTCGACGTCGTCATCGTGGACCGCGGCCCGGTCTCCGGCGGCACGACCGGCGCCGGCGAGGGCAACCTGCTCGTCTCCGACAAGGAGCCGGGCCCGGAACTCGACCTCGCCCTCCTCTCCGGCCGCCTGTGGGCACAACTCGCCGAGGAGCTGGGGGAGTTCGTCGAGTACGAGGCGAAGGGCGGCCTCGTCGTGGCCTCCACGCCCGACGGGCTCACCGCACTGGAGCGCTTCGCCGACGAGCAGCGCACCGCCGGAGTCGTCGCTGGACCGGTCCACGGCGACGCCCTCTACGACCTCGAACCCCACCTCGCCCCCGGCCTCCCGGGCGGCGTGTACTACCCCCAGGACTGCCAGGTGATGCCCGCCCTGGCCGCCGCCCACCTCGTCCGGGCCTCGGGCGCCCGCCTGCTGACCGGCCGCACGGTGACGGACGTACTCCTCAAGGCAGATGGAACGGTCCACGGCGTCCGCACGGACCGGGGCGACATCCTCGCCCCCACGGTCGTCAACGCGGCCGGCACCTGGGGCGGCGAAGTCGCCGCCCTCGCCGGAGTAACCCTCCCCGTCCTCCCGCGCCGCGGCTTCGTCCTCGTCACCGAACCGCTGCCCCGCCTGATCCGCCACAAGGTGTACGCCGCCGACTACGTGGCCGACGTGGCCAGCGACTCGGCCGCCCTGCAGACCTCGCCGGTCGTGGAGGGCACGGCCGCTGGACCGGTCCTGATCGGCGCGAGCCGTGAACGCGTGGGCTTCGACCGGGAGTTCTCGCTGCCGGTCGTCCGGGCGCTGGCGGCGGGCGCGACGAAGCTGTTCCCGTTCCTGTCCGACGTCCACGCGATGCGCTCCTACCTCGGCTTCCGTCCGTACATGCCGGACCACCTCCCGGCCATCGGCCCCGACCCCCGGGTCCCCGGCCTCGTCCACGCCTGCGGGCACGAGGGCGCGGGCATCGGACTCGCCACCGGTACAGGGCACTTGATCGCCCAACTGCTCCGCGACAAGACCCCGGACCTCGACATGACGCCCTTCCGGCCCGACCGTTTTCCTGAGTTCCCCGAGGAGGCGTCCGCGTGAACTCCCCACTGGACCTCGCCGACGCCCACCCGGGCCCGGCCTTCACGGTCACCCTCGACGGCCGTGCGATCGAGGCCCTCCCCGGCCAGACCGTCGCCGCCGCACTGTGGACGGCGGGCGTGACGTCCTGGCGCACCACCCGGGGCGAAGGCCGCCCACGCGGCGTCTTCTGCGGGATCGGCGTCTGCTACGACTGCCTCGTCACCGTCAACTCCCGCCCGAACCAACGGGCTTGCCTGGTGCCCCTGCACCCGGGCGACGCCATCCGTACGCAGGAGGGGACGGGCCACGATGACTGAGCACCGACCGCACCTCGCCGTGATCGGCGCGGGCCCGGCAGGACTCGCCGCCACCGTCGCCGCCGCGGCCCACGGCGTCCGCGTCACCCTGATCGACTCGGCGGCGCAGGCGGGCGGCCAGTTCTACCGACAGCCCGCCACCGAACTGAACGCCGGGCGCCCGCAGGCCCTGCACCACCAGTGGCGGACGTGGGAGCGGTTGAGGGACGCCCTCGCGGGACACGTGGATGCTGGCCGCGTAACGCACTTGACGGACCATCATGTGTGGCTCGTGGAGCGGCGGTTGAAGGAACAGGCCGGCGGTGCTGCCCGAGACGCCTTCACCGTGCGCGCCCTCCTCGGCCCCGCCCAGGAGTCCCCGGTCGAGGTACGCGCCGACGCCGTCCTGCTCGCCACCGGTGGCTATGAGAAGGTCCTCCCGTTCCCCGGTTGGACCGTTCCCGGGGTCCTCACCGCGGGCGGTGCCCAGGCCATGCTGAAGGGCACCCTCGCCGTCTCCGGACGCACCGCCGTGGTCGCCGGTAGCGGCCCGCTCCTCCTTCCCGTGGCAACCGGCCTCGCGACAGCCGGAGTCGAGGTGGCCGCGCTCGTCGAGTCCGCCGACCCCAAGGCGTTCGTGCGACGGGCCCGAGCACTCGCGGCGCAGCCCGGCAAGGTCGCCGAGGGCGCCCAGTACGCGGCCCAACTCCTGCGCCACCGAATCAAGTTGCTTACCCGGCACGCCGTCGTGGAGGCCCACGGCGCCGAGCGGCTGGAGGCGGTGACCGTCGCCGCACTCGACACCGACGGGCGTGTCCGGCCCGGCACCGAACGCCGGATCGCCTGCGACACCCTCGCCGTCGGCCACGGCATGCTTCCGCACACCGACCTCGCGGAGACGCTGGGTTGCGGGCTCGACGGAGTCGACGTCCAGGTCGACGACGAGCAGCGCACCGACGTCCCTGGCGTCTGGGCGGCCGGTGAGACCACCGGCATCGGCGGCGCGGCGCTCTCCCTCGCCGAGGGCCACGTCGCGGGGCGTTCCGCCGCCGCGCGCCTGAACGGCACCGAACCCGACCCGAGTTCGTGGGCGTCGGCCGCCAAGTCCCGTACGAGACTGCGGGAGTTCTTCGCCGCCCTCGACACCGTGTACGCACCGCCCGCCCGTTGGACCGATCTCGTCTCCGACGACACCGTGGTCTGCCGCTGCGAGGAGGTCACCGGGGGAGCGATCCGCGAGGCCGTTGAGGGGCTCGGTGCCGGTGACGTACGGACCGTGAAGCTGCTGACGCGGGCCGGGATGGGCTGGTGCCAGGGGCGGATGTGCGGGCCCGCCGTCGCGGGGCTGGCCGGGTGCGAACTCACCCCGTCCCGACGGCCGTTCGCGCGGCCCGTACCGCTCGGAGTGCTGGCCGGTGCCGGAGAGTCCGAGCCCGCAGCTGAGCCGGACTGACCCTGCGCCCTGTTCATCAGTGAAACGTCACGCGCTATTGAGACCCGTGCTCTTGAGATAGGACTCCCTATGACCACCACCCCGAACCGCCCCTGGCGCGGCGTCCTCGTCGCCACCGCGCTCCCGCTGACCTCCGAACTCGCCGTCGACTACGACAAGTTCGCCGAGCACTGCGCCTGGCTGGTCGAGAAGGGCTGCGACGGCGTCGTGCCGAACGGCTCGCTCGGCGAGTACCAGGTGCTCACGCCCGAGGAACGGTCCAAAGTCGTCGAGACGGCCGTCGCCGCGATCGGCGGCGCGCGCGTGATGCCCGGTGTCGCCGCCTACGGCTCCGCCGAGTCCCGCCGCTGGGCCGAGCAGGCGCGCGACGCCGGCTGCGCCTCCGTGATGCTGCTGCCGCCCAACGCCTATCGCGCCGACGAGCGTTCGGTGCTCGCGCACTACGCGGAGGTCGCGAAGGCGGGCGTGCCGATCGTGGCGTACAACAACCCCATCGACACCAAGGTCGACCTGGTGCCGGAGCTGCTCGCGAAGCTGCACGGCGAGGGGTACATCCACGCCGTCAAGGAGTTCTCCGGCGATGTCCGCCGCGCCTACCAGCTCGCCGAACTCGCCCCGGAACTCGACCTGTTGATCGGCGCCGACGACGTCCTGCTGGAGCTCGCGCTCGCGGGTGCGAAGGGCTGGGTGGCGGGTTACCCGAACGCGCTGCCCGCCGCGTCCGTCGAGCTGTACCACGCGGCGGTCGACGGCGACCTGGCCACGGCGAAGAAGCTGTACGAGCAGCTGCACCCGCTGCTGCGCTGGGACTCGAAGGTCGAGTTCGTGCAGGCCATCAAGCTGTCCATGGACATCGTCGGCCGGCGCGGCGGCCCGGTCCGTCCGCCGCGCGTCCCGCTGCTGCCCGAGCAGGAGGCGACCGTGCGGGCGGCCACCGAGAAGGCGGTCGCGGCGGGGCTCGCGTAGACGTCGCGTCCGGGCTCGCGTAGACAACGGCACAATGGTTCACCGCCCTTCATCAGGAGCGTCATGCGCAGCAAACTCGTCCTGCACGCCGTCGACTCGCACACCGAGGGCATGCCCACCCGCGTGATCACCGGCGGCATCGGCACGATCCCCGGTGCGACCATGAACGAGCGGCGGCTGTACTTCCGCGAACACCGCGACCAGATCCGGCAGTTCCTGATGAACGAGCCGCGCGGCCACTCCGCGATGAGCGGTGCCATCCTCCAGCCGCCCACCCGCCCGGACTGCGACTGGGGCGTCGTCTACATCGAGGTCTCCGGCTATCTGCCGATGTGCGGGCACGGCACGATCGGCGTGGCCACCGTGCTCGTCGAGACGGGCATGGTCGAGGTCGTCGAGCCGGTCACCACGATCCGGCTCGACACCCCGGCCGGACTCGTCGTCGCCGAAGTCGCAGTGGAGAACGGCGCCGCGAAGAACGTCACCCTCAAGAACGTCCCGTCGTTCTCCGTCGGCCTCGACCGCAAGATCACCCTTGCCGACGGGCGGACGGTGACGTACGACATGGCGTACGGCGGCAATTTCTACGCCATTCTGCCGCTGGACCAGTTCGAGCTGCCTTTGGACCGGTCCCGCAAGGACGACATCATCAAGGCGGGCCTGTCCCTCATGGAGGCGATCAACGACCGGGACGAGCCCGTCCACCCCGAGGACGACTCCATTCGCGGCTGCCATCACGTCCACCTGTACGCGCCCGGCGCCACCGCCCGGTACTCCCGGCACGCCATGGCGATCCACCCGGGCTGGTTCGACCGCTCGCCGTGCGGAACGGGCACCAGCGCCCGCATGGCGCAGCTCCACGCGCGCGGTGAACTCCCGCTGCACACCGAGTTCGTGAACGAGTCCTTCATCGGCACCCGGTTCACGGGACGGCTCCTCGACACCACCGAGGTCGCCGGAGTCCCCGCCGTGCTGCCCAGCTTCACCGGCCGGGCCTGGATCACCGGGACCGCCCAGTACCTGCTCGATCCCGCCGATCCGTTCCCGGGCGGATTCATCCTCTAGACCGGGGATAATGGCCGGTCACGCGTGACATTGCACCGTGTGTGACCTTGCACCACTAGGAGACTTCCGATGGCCGTCCAGCGAGCCAGCGCCCCGCCCGCCACCGCTCCGGACCTGCCCACGCTGGGCGGCAAGAAGAGCAGTTATCGCGAGCGGGTCGTCGACGCCCTGCGGGCCGCGATGATCGCGGGGGAGCTGCGGCCCGGCGAGGTGTACTCCGCGCCGACACTCGCCGCCCGCTTCGGTGTCTCGGCGACCCCGGTGCGCGAGGCCATGCTGGACCTGGCCAAGGAGGGGCTGGTCGACACCGTCCCGAACAAGGGGTTCCGGGTCACCGCCGTCTCCGAGAAGCAGCTCGACGAGTACACGCACATCCGCGCCCTGATCGAGATCCCCACGGTGGTGGGGCTGGCCGGGACCGCCGACCCCGTCTCGCTGGAGGCGCTGCGCCCCGCCGCCCGGGAGATCGTCCACGCGGCCGTGGCCGGTGACCTCATCGCGTACGTCGAGGCGGACACCCGTTTCCATCTCGGGTTGCTCGCGCTCGCGGGCAACGCCCACCTCGTCGAGGTCGTCGGAGATCTGCGGGGGCGCTCCCGCCTCTACGGGCTGACCGCCCTCGTCAAGGCGGGGCGGCTGCTGGCCTCCGCGCAGGAGCATCTGGAGCTGCTGGACGCGCTGTTGGACCGTGACAAGGCGGCCGTGCGTGACATCATGACCCGGCACCTGGGGCACGTCCGCGGGCTGTGGGCCGCCCACGACTGACCGGGGCCGGGAGCCGGGATCGGCTTGATCCGACCGCCGCATAACGCAAACCACTTGCGTATCTTGCGCTATTCTTGCGCACATGACGCGACGACTTGCTGAGGTGGCGAAGAAGGTCGGGGTCAGCGAGGCCACGGTCAGCCGGGTGCTCAACGGCAAACCCGGAGTCTCCGAGCCCACCCGGCAGGCGGTGCTCTCCGCCCTGGACGTTCTGGGCTACGAGCGGCCCACGCAGTTGCGCGGGGAGCGCGCGCGGCTCGTGGGACTGGTGCTGCCCGAGCTGCAGAACCCCATCTTCCCCGCCTTCGCCGAGGTGATCGGCGGCGCGCTCGCCCAACTCGGTCTGACCCCGGTGCTGTGCACCCAGACCAAGGGCGGCGTCTCCGAGGCGGACTACGTGACCCTGTTGCTCCAACAGCAGGTCTCCGGCGTCGTGTTCGCCGGCGGGCTCTACGCGCAGGCCGACGCGCCGCACGACCACTACCGGCTGCTAGCCGAGCGCAACATCCCCGTCGTCCTGGTCAACGCGGCCATCGACCACCTCGGTTTCCCGGCTGTCTCCTGCGACGACGCGGTCGCCGTCGAGCAGGCCTGGCGGCACCTCGCCTCCCTCGGCCACGAGCGCATCGGGCTCGTCCTCGGCCCCGCCGACCACATGCCGTCCGCAAGGAAGTTGGCCGCCGCGCGCGCCCTCGCGACCGATCTGCCCGACGAGTTCGTCGCCCGCGCCATCTTCTCCATCGAGGGCGGCCACGCCGCGGCCTCCCGGCTCATCGACCGGGGCGTCACCGGCATCATCTGCGCCAGCGACCCCCTCGCCCTGGGCGCGATAAGGGCCGCCCGCCGCAAGGGACTTGACGTCCCGTCACAGATTTCCGTCGTGGGTTACGACGACTCCGCCTTCATGAACTGCACCGAACCCCCGCTGACCACCGTCCGCCAGCCCATCGAGGCCATGGGCCGGGCCGCCGTGGAGCTGCTCAACTCGCAGGTCGGCGGCACCGCCGTGCCGGCCGAGGAGCTCCTCTTCGAACCGGAACTGGTGGTGCGTGGTTCCACCGCGCAAGCCCCGCGCGGCTGAGTGTCAGCACGCTGTCGAATAATTACAGATTCTGCGCGACATCTTGCGGACAGGTGTCGGCGGTGCTTGAGTGTGCGGCGCCCACCGCTCCTGCCCAGAGGGGTCCACCGATGAGAAGCACCGGGTTCCGCCGCACCTTCGCCGCGATCGGCGTCTGTTCTCTCGCGCTCACTGCCTCCGCCTGCGGGTCCGGCGACGACTCGGCGAGTGGCAAGACACGCATCACGGTCAACTGCGAGCCGCCCAAGAGCGCCAAGGTCGACCGCAAGTTCTTCGACTCCGATGTCGCGGCCTTCGAGAAGAAGAACCCGACCGTCGACGTCGTCACCCACGACGCGTTTCCCTGCCAGGACCCGAAAACCTTCGACGCCAAACTCGCCGGCGGCCAGATGGAGGACGTGTTCTACACGTACTTCACCGACGCCAAGCACGTCGTCGACATCAATCAGGCCGCCGATCTCACGCCGTACATCAAGGAGTTGAAGAGTTACGACACGCTGCAGAAGCAGCTGCGTGACATCTACACCGTCGACGGCAAGATCTACGGCATCCCGCGCACCGGCTACTCGATGGGCCTGATCTACAACCGCAAGCTCTTCCAGCAGGCCGGACTCGACCCCGACAAGGCGCCGACGACCTGGGCCGAGGTCCGGGCCGATGCCAAGAAGATAGCCGCGCTCGGCAACGGCACCGTCGGCTACGCCGACTACAGCGCCCAGAACCAAGGGGGTTGGCACTTCACCGCCGAGATGTACTCGCAGGGCGGCGACGTCGTCAGCGCCGACGGCAAGAAGGCGACCATCGACACGCCCCAGGGCCACGCAGTGCTGCAGAACCTGCACGACATGCGCTGGACCGACAACTCGATGGGCAGCAAGCAGCTCCTGGTCATCAACGACGTGCAGCAGCTGATGGGTTCGGGCAAGCTCGGCATGTACCTCTCCGCGCCGGACAACATCCCGATCCTGGTCAAGGAGAAGGGCGGCAACTACGACGACCTCGCCCTCGGCCCGATGCCCGGCGGCCAGGGCACGCTCATCGGCGGCGACGGCTACATGTTCAACAAGCACGACACGCCCGCCCAGATCCGCGCCGGCCTCAAGTGGCTCGACAGCATGTTCCTCACCCCGGGCAGCGGCTTCCTCGGCGACTACGCCCGCGCCAAGAAGGCCAACGCGCCCGTCGGACTGCCCGAGCCGCGCCTGTTCAGCGGCGCCGCCGACGCCAAGGACCAGCAGGTCAAGAAGGCCAACTCCAATGTCCCGGTGGCGAATTACCAGGCCTTCCTCGACGGCAACCAGTCCCTCCAGATGAAGATCGAGCCGCCGGACGCCCAGCAGATCTACTCCGTCCTCGACGGAGCCGTCTCCGCCGTCCTCACCAAGAAGGACGCGAACATCGACCAACTCCTCAAGGACGCCTCCGGAAAGATCGACGGCATCCTGGCCCGGGGCTGACCCGATGACCCGGACGGCCACCCGGAGTCCCGTCGAGACGACGGCAGTTCGACAGGTCGAGGCGCCGCCCCCGCCAGGGGGCTTGGGGCGGCGCCGCCTCCTCGACCAGGCGCGCGCCTACGCCTTCCTCATCGGCGGCCTGATCTGCTTCGCCCTGTTCTCCTGGTACCCGGCGATCCGCGCGGTCGTGATCGCCTTCCAGAAGTACACGCCCGGCTCCTCGCCCGAGTGGGTCGGCACCGACAACTTCACCCAGGTCTGGCACGACCCCGAGTTCGCCGCGGCCTGGCGCAACACCCTCGTCTTCACCGCGCTGGCCCTGCTCATCGGCTTCGCGATCCCCTTCGTACTCGCCCTGGTCCTCAACGAGTTGAGGCACTGGAAGGCCTTCTTCAGGGTCGTCGTCTACCTCCCGGTGATGATCCCGCCGGTGGTCACCGCCCTGCTGTGGAAGTGGTTCTACGACCCGGGAGCGGGCCTCGCCAACGAGACGCTGCGCTTCCTGCACCTGCCCACCTCGAACTGGTCCAACGGCACCGACACCGCCCTCATCTCCCTGGTGATCGTGGCCACTTGGGCCAACCTGGGCGGCACCGTCCTGATCTACCTGGCCGCGCTCCAGTCCATCCCCGGCGAGCTGTACGAGGCCGCCGAACTGGACGGCGCGAGCCTGCTGCAACGCGTCCGGCATGTGACGATCCCTCAGACCCGGTTCGTCATCCTGATGCTGATGCTCCTTCAGATCATCGCCACGATGCAGGTGTTCACCGAACCGTTCGTCATCACCGGCGGCGGACCGGAGAGCGCCACCGTCACCGTCCTCTACCTGATCTACAAGTACGCCTTCCTCTACAACGACTTCGGCGGCGCCTGCGCGCTCAGCGTGATGCTCCTCGTGCTGCTCGGCGTCTTCTCGGCCCTCTATCTGCGGCTGACCCGCTCCGGAGAGGACGACCTGTGACCACCCGCACGCTGCTCTCCCCGGCAAGCCTCGCCCGGCCGCGCGGAAAGGCCGTCTACTGGACGGTGTTCACCGGCGTCGTCGTGCTCTTCGCCCTGGCCTTCCTCTTCCCCGTCTACTGGATGGTGACCGGCGCGATGAAGTCGCCGGACGAGATCGCGCAGACCCCGCCCACGATCGTGCCCCACCACCTGCACATCAGCGGCTACACCGACGCCTGGGACCTGATGCAGCTCCCGGAGCACCTGTGGAACACGGTCGTCCAGGCCGCCGGCGCCTGGGCGTTCCAGCTGGTCCTGTGCACGGCCGCCGCCTACGCCCTGTCCAAACTCAAGCCCGCCTTCGGCAAGTTGATCCTCGGCGGCATCCTGGCGACGCTGATGGTTCCGGCCCAGGCACTCGTCGTACCCAAGTACCTGACCGCCGCCGACCTCCCGCTGATCCACACCAGCCTGCTCAACAGCCCCCTCGGCATCTGGCTGCCCGCCGTCGCCAACGCCTTCAACCTGTATCTCCTCAAGCGGTTCTTCGACCAACTCCCGCGCGACGTCATGGAAGCCGCCGAGATCGACGGCGCCGGGAAACTCCGCATCCTGTGGTCCATCGTCCTGCCCATGTCCCGCCCGGTCCTCGGCGTCGTGTCGATCTTCGCGCTCGTCGCCGTCTGGCAGGACTTCCTGTGGCCGCTGATGGTCTTCTCCGACACCGACAAACAGCCGATCAGCGTGGCACTCGTCCAGCTGTCCCAGAACATCCAACTGACCGTGCTCATCGCCGCGATGGTGATCGCGAGCATCCCCATGGTCGCGATGTTCCTGGTCTTCCAGCGGCACATCATCGCCGGGATCAGCGCGGGCAGCACGAAGGGCTGACACCGCCCCCTTCGACGCCCCCGACAGAAAGGCCAGCACCGTGGGACAGCCCACCCCTGCCCAGAGCCAGGACGACTGGTGGCGCTCCGCCGTCATCTACCAGGTCTACGTCCGCAGCTTCGCGGACGGCGACGGCGACGGCACCGGCGACCTCGCGGGCGTCCGCTCCCGACTGCCGTATCTCGCCCAACTCGGCGTGGACGCCCTCTGGTTCAATCCCTGGTACCTGTCACCGATGAAGGACGGCGGCTACGACGTCGCCGACTACCGCGCCATCGACCCGGCCTTCGGATCGCTCGCCGAGGCGGAGAAACTCATCGCCGAGGCACGGGAGTTGGGCATCCGCACGATCGTCGACATCGTGCCCAACCACGTCTCCGACCAGCACCCGTGGTTCCGCGCCGCCCTCGCCGGCGGCCCCGAACGCGAGCTGTTCCACTTCCGCCCGGGTCGCGGCGAACACGGTGAACTCCCGCCCAACGACTGGCCGTCGCAGTTCGCCGGCTCCACCGAACCCGTGTGGACCCGCCTCCCCGACGGCGACTGGTACCTCCACCTGTTCACCCCCGAACAGCCCGACCTCAACTGGGCCCACCCGGCGGTGCGTCAGGAGCACGAGGACATCCTGCGCTTCTGGTTCGAGCGCGGCGTCGAGGGCGTCCGCATCGACTCGGCGGCGCTGCTCGCCAAGGACCCGGACCTGCCCGACTTCGTCGAGGGCCGCGACCCGAACCCCTTCGTGGACCGCGACGAACTCCACGACATCTACCGCTCCTGGCGGGCCGTCGCCGACGAGTACGGCGGCGTCTTCGTCGGCGAGGTCTGGCTCCCCGACACCGAACGCTTCGCCCGCTACCTGCGCCCCGACGAACTGCACACCGCCTTCAACTTCGCCTTCCTGTCCTGCCCTTGGGACCCGGACCGACTGCGCGCCTCGATCGACGAGACCCTCGCCGAGCACGCCCCGATCGGCGCGCCCGCCACCTGGGTCCTGTGCAACCACGACGTGACCCGCACGGTCACCCGCTACGGCCGCGCCGACACCGGCTTCGACTTCGCCACCAAGGCCTTCGGCACCCCGACCGACCTCGCCCTCGGCACCCGGCGCGCACGGGCGGCGGCTTTGCTCTCGCTGGCCCTGCCCGGGGTCGTCTACCTCTACCAGGGGGAGGAGCTGGGACTGCCCGAGGTCGAGCTGCCCGTCGACCGCATACAGGATCCGATGTACCTCCGGTCCGGCGGCACCGACCCCGGCCGCGACGGCTGCCGGGTGCCGCTGCCCTGGGTCGAGGAAGCGCCGTACGCGGGCTTCGGTTCGCGCGGTGAGCCGTGGCTGCCGCAGCCGGTCGGCTGGACATCGTATGCGGTCGACCGTCAGCAGCGGACCGCCGACTCCATACTCAACCTCTACCGCGAGGCGATCCACCTCCGGCCGGTCTTCGGCGACGGTCCCCTCACCTGGCTGCCCGCCCCCGACGGCGTCCTCGCCTTCGCCCGCGCGGAGGGCGTGACCTGCGTGGTCAACCTCGCCGACGCACCCGCCGACCTCCCCGCCCACACCCACCTCCTGCTGACCAGCGGCCCC
The nucleotide sequence above comes from Streptomyces sp. N50. Encoded proteins:
- a CDS encoding dihydrodipicolinate synthase family protein; translated protein: MTTTPNRPWRGVLVATALPLTSELAVDYDKFAEHCAWLVEKGCDGVVPNGSLGEYQVLTPEERSKVVETAVAAIGGARVMPGVAAYGSAESRRWAEQARDAGCASVMLLPPNAYRADERSVLAHYAEVAKAGVPIVAYNNPIDTKVDLVPELLAKLHGEGYIHAVKEFSGDVRRAYQLAELAPELDLLIGADDVLLELALAGAKGWVAGYPNALPAASVELYHAAVDGDLATAKKLYEQLHPLLRWDSKVEFVQAIKLSMDIVGRRGGPVRPPRVPLLPEQEATVRAATEKAVAAGLA
- a CDS encoding proline racemase family protein; this encodes MRSKLVLHAVDSHTEGMPTRVITGGIGTIPGATMNERRLYFREHRDQIRQFLMNEPRGHSAMSGAILQPPTRPDCDWGVVYIEVSGYLPMCGHGTIGVATVLVETGMVEVVEPVTTIRLDTPAGLVVAEVAVENGAAKNVTLKNVPSFSVGLDRKITLADGRTVTYDMAYGGNFYAILPLDQFELPLDRSRKDDIIKAGLSLMEAINDRDEPVHPEDDSIRGCHHVHLYAPGATARYSRHAMAIHPGWFDRSPCGTGTSARMAQLHARGELPLHTEFVNESFIGTRFTGRLLDTTEVAGVPAVLPSFTGRAWITGTAQYLLDPADPFPGGFIL
- a CDS encoding GntR family transcriptional regulator, with amino-acid sequence MAVQRASAPPATAPDLPTLGGKKSSYRERVVDALRAAMIAGELRPGEVYSAPTLAARFGVSATPVREAMLDLAKEGLVDTVPNKGFRVTAVSEKQLDEYTHIRALIEIPTVVGLAGTADPVSLEALRPAAREIVHAAVAGDLIAYVEADTRFHLGLLALAGNAHLVEVVGDLRGRSRLYGLTALVKAGRLLASAQEHLELLDALLDRDKAAVRDIMTRHLGHVRGLWAAHD
- a CDS encoding LacI family DNA-binding transcriptional regulator, which produces MTRRLAEVAKKVGVSEATVSRVLNGKPGVSEPTRQAVLSALDVLGYERPTQLRGERARLVGLVLPELQNPIFPAFAEVIGGALAQLGLTPVLCTQTKGGVSEADYVTLLLQQQVSGVVFAGGLYAQADAPHDHYRLLAERNIPVVLVNAAIDHLGFPAVSCDDAVAVEQAWRHLASLGHERIGLVLGPADHMPSARKLAAARALATDLPDEFVARAIFSIEGGHAAASRLIDRGVTGIICASDPLALGAIRAARRKGLDVPSQISVVGYDDSAFMNCTEPPLTTVRQPIEAMGRAAVELLNSQVGGTAVPAEELLFEPELVVRGSTAQAPRG
- a CDS encoding ABC transporter substrate-binding protein, producing the protein MRSTGFRRTFAAIGVCSLALTASACGSGDDSASGKTRITVNCEPPKSAKVDRKFFDSDVAAFEKKNPTVDVVTHDAFPCQDPKTFDAKLAGGQMEDVFYTYFTDAKHVVDINQAADLTPYIKELKSYDTLQKQLRDIYTVDGKIYGIPRTGYSMGLIYNRKLFQQAGLDPDKAPTTWAEVRADAKKIAALGNGTVGYADYSAQNQGGWHFTAEMYSQGGDVVSADGKKATIDTPQGHAVLQNLHDMRWTDNSMGSKQLLVINDVQQLMGSGKLGMYLSAPDNIPILVKEKGGNYDDLALGPMPGGQGTLIGGDGYMFNKHDTPAQIRAGLKWLDSMFLTPGSGFLGDYARAKKANAPVGLPEPRLFSGAADAKDQQVKKANSNVPVANYQAFLDGNQSLQMKIEPPDAQQIYSVLDGAVSAVLTKKDANIDQLLKDASGKIDGILARG